The following is a genomic window from Spirosoma agri.
GAGCCCTGATCGACCTCAACCCAGTTACCTTCGGGATACAACATAAACAGTTTATGTTCCTCGTCGTCCTCCAGCTGACCACCAACGATGGCATTCAGATTGAAATTCAAACCGCTAGCCGTAATTGATTCTTTATCTTCCTGCGCAACGCGCTTGACCTGTTCGCCAAAGGCATTGACGGCCTTGTACAATTTATTGAACGAGCGATCCTGTTCAGAAATCACTTCTTTGAAGTACGTAATGGCCTTGTCGCGTACGGATCGCAACCCCGATGTCATGATAAACAGGGAGTGATTCTCAACTTCATGAACCGAAATTTTTCGATTCGATGAGACTTCGGAGCCGGAGGTCAACCGTCTGTCGGCGATGGCCACCAAACCCGACGCGACTTTAATTCCTAAACAATATGTCATTATGTACAGTGGGAAAAGCAGGTGCTAAACCCAACAAATATACGGGTTACCCCCATTTTTGTTCGATTTTAACGATTGGTTTTCTCAAAAACTCCCTTTTTACTGCTGGCCGTTACCCGAAAAGCGATGCTGAATCTGGCCATTTACTTTGGGTAGATCGGTTACTTGTCTAGGCGAAACCGTCGCAGCGGGAGTGGCTGCCATTCGTGCTCCTGCTGCACCGGCTGAGCGAAAATCAGCCTGAGCGGTGTCATCTTCGCCATTGGTCGTGCCATTGCCGGGTGTACTGTCTGGGTCAGGCTGGTCGGCAGCCATGATCTGTGCCGTATTGATCAGGTTACCCTGGCCAGTGACGGTAGCAGTGAAGGTTAAGCTTGCTGTCTGACCTGCCGCCAGCTGGCTGATCGAACCCGTTACCGTTGAGCCATTCGCCGTCATATTGGCTGGCAACGAAGTTGCGACCACCTGTAAGCCCGTGGGTAAGTTGTGCAAAACCCGAATTCCAGTGGCAGCCAAGCCGCCCTGATTCGCTACTTTAAGCGTAATGGTAACTGTCTGTCCGGGCTTACCGTTCCGCTGACCAAGCTCTATCGCCAGGCTTAGATCGGCCTTGTTAGAATCAGGCTTGGGTTGATTACTTTGCAGGGCTGGGAGGGGCGTCTGATAGGGATTAGGCGACGAAAATAAAGCGAGTGTCCCTACGGACTTTGTGCGCAGATCGACCATTGCCGCATCATCCTGCCCGTCGCCAGTACCTGAATTTGGCTGGCTGTCGGGATCCAGTCTCGATTGAGCGATCAATTGGGCCGCGTTCGAATAAGTGCCTTCAGCCGTAAGACGGGCCACAAACCGACGTGAAACGGACTGGCCGGGGGCTACGTTGGTAAGATTACCGGTGACAACGCCGTTTGATGCGGTCAAATCGGCCGATGAAACGAAGGTCATGTTGCTGGGTAATCGATTCTGCATTGTAACGGCTCCGGCATCGCAGCCACCTTCGTTGGTAACCGTTAACGTAACCGTGACGGTATCGCCCGGTGCTAGCGTTCGGCGACTGACGGCCAGGGCCAACGACAGATCGGTCATGGCATTACTGATGTACGTGCTGGCGGCATCGGATTGACAACCATACACGGAGTTAATCGCCTTCAAGTAATACGTGCCTACTGCATTCGCCTGAATGGACGAGGTCGTCTCGAAGGTATTCCAAAGGTTTTTTCCTGTATAACTGGACGTTAGGGTAACACTTCCCGGTTCACATAACGACATCGACCCGCTGGTTGTGATCGTCGGTACGGCGGGACGAACAATGCTCGGGACAGTAACCGCGGGCGGAAAAATGACTTTATTCTGGGGGTTGCGTAATCGTGCTGAGTACGTTCCGGCACCAACCGTTAGCCCTTGTGATGTACTTCCCGTGCTCCAGGTATATTCGTACCCGCTGGGTTGCGTTAGTGTCAATTGGTTACCCGTGGCGCAGGAAAGGCTGGTGAGGGGCTGAACTTCAGCGGCATACGGTTGTATCGTCTGCAAATACGTATCTGTAATGGCATTGGCCCATCGTTCGCCCACCTTCGTCTGACCCGTAGGCGAAAAGTGGATACCATCGGGGCGGTCCGTTACCTCGTCGAGATCGGGTCCCTGATAGGTCAGGTAGTTGGCCCGGTTGATGACTGTCTGCTGTGCCGCCCGGACATTCTCGAAGCGACCGCCAACGTAGGAAGACAAGGCAATGATCCAGGCCAGATTGGGTTTGTTGAATTGACGCCGTACCGAATCAATGACGCCATAATGATGCGTGACGATGAGGTCTGTTGCGTTGTTCCTATCATTTTCACCATGTTGCAGCAGCACCGCCCGAATCCCTGTTGAGGGAACGTAGAGATTCATCAGGTTACGCAGATTAGCGTAAGGCATCCGTATGCTGTAGTTAACAAACCAATGATCGAACGGGATATTGGAGGCTGCTTTGTAGTTCTGTTCCATGTTGGTTCCCCCAAAACCGGCATTATAAATCAGGACTGGCACATTGATGCGCTGCACCAGCAGATCACCCATACGCCCCCAGAACCACGACATTTTGGCGAACGGAGATATGCCACTGAATGTAGCCAGCTGGCTGAACACCAGACCGGGGAGGTAGCGGGTATCGGCAGTTTTTTCGTACTGTAGAAATTCGGGCGTAGTCTGGTCAACTGGTACGACGGTTACGCGGTCGTCAACGGCTCCCGCTATGGTTGGACAGTTGTCGTTGCCATTCGAATCGATACAACTCGATCCCTGCGCATTGGAGTGACCCAGAATCGCAAAGACTTCGCCAACGCCAAACCGGTCTACCGCATCCGTTGCTACAACTGCTCCGTTTAATTTGCCCCGCACCTCAAGTTGATACCAGCCTCCCGTGATGGTCATCGTACCATTGAACTGACCATTGAGCGGATTTGTCTGAATGGTTGTCCAGTTGGTTGTTGTGCCCTGTCCGGCTGTACGAACTACGGCCCTGGCCTCCACAGCATCAATAGGTTGGGCATAGCTGCCAGCAATCTGGACAAGGGCTTTGTTGTTATTGTCGCGTTGGACGATCATCCGGCTGACGGGGTAGGTAACATCGATTTGAGCAACAACCTGCATTGGTCCAATGATCCACAACATAACCGTCAAACCCACTAGTAAGAAGGGTTGTACAACTAATTTCATAATGAATAAAGCGCTACACGTTTACTACGAGAAATACTACTTCGTTTGCTAAGGTTATTAATTGTATGTATACCTTATTGGCGAAATAACAACACTACTACTTGTACTATACTCAAATATAGTGCTAGACTATTTATTGGTTATATATAAAGTTACTGATATGTAAAATTTTAATCCGTACCTAAGGCCGAACTGCGCGCTTCGTATGGCAACAATCGGGAGACGGGCCAGAAGTAGTCCTTCGTAAAACAGTATAAAGAAACAGATCATATGGATAGCTCAAACTAAATCACGGATACCCTGATCATCAACGTTGTGGCACGGGTAGTTTTCGATTCAATCGGTTTGTTTTGGAGAAAGGTTTGTGTTACTTTGTCAATAAGAAGGTATTGAACCCCTTTGCCAATTCGCGATGAACTTTGACGACGAGGACGACGACGACAGTTTCATGGACTGGGACGGTTTCGACGAGGATTACGACCCCGAGGAAGCCCGCGCTGAAATGGAAGCCGAGAACCGGCGCATCAAGAACCTGCCCATTTTACGGAAGGCCAATGAACTCATGGAGTTGACGCAGGCCATCGTCGAGACAATCAACAAAGAAGACGATGTGCTGATGATGCATGAGCAGATGCTGGCAAACGCGATGATGCTGGCTCCTAAAATCGTTGGGGCTGAAGGAGGTGATCTGTACACGCTGCGCATGGAAAATGCGGTTATCATTAAAATGCACGCTCGGGAATTGTTAGCCCAAACCTCTTACTGCAAGGCTGAAAAATTGGCTACACCGGCTTACCTGAACGTGTTGCGGGATGAGATCGAGCAGTTTCGATTACTGTTCGTCGAGTGGGTAAATGGTTTCGATAAAGACAACGACGCTCCCGACGATTGGGGCCTGTTTTACTAAGTAACACAATAAACCCGAACACCACTCCAGACCGGATTTATCCGCTTCGCCCGTCCTAAGATCGTCGCCGTACAAGTAGAGGGAGAGAGACCGAACATAGCCGATGCGCTGGCGATTTACACTCAGCTAGATCGTTGATTTCATAAGCTTTATACGAACCGAAATGCCGGAAATCTACCATCAACCGGCGCAAAGACACCCTTCAACATACTTCTCCGGCACCACTATAAAAAGTACACTCCCACGGCTGTAGACTGGTACCTGTAATCGAATAACTTTGCCCTGCGCTAAGTCTAACAATTTCAACTTGATTCATGAACGTACGTTTACCATTTTTTTATTGGCTTAACCTCACGCATTGCTGGCTGGCAATTACGTGTTCTCTATTCCTGTTGGTAGCGGCACCACAAGCAGCAAAAGCCGTAACCTATCTTCATACCGACGCCAAACTCGCTGGGACCGGTTCTGTGTTGGGTAACAGCCCGCTGGCCGATCCGGTATTGACGTTTACGCCCGCTTCGCCCGCTGTTTGTTCGGGAGGGAGCATTTCTCTGGCGTTGGCGGGTTGCCCTGCCACCGGAATGGTTCGGTGGTCAACCGGTCAGACGGGAGCGAGTATCAGCGTCAGGCCAGCCCAGTCAACGAGCTACACCGCTACCTGTTCGGTTAGCGGCCCACAGGGAACAACTACATCGGCTAGTAGTCTGGTTACGGTTCATCAACCGATTACTATTACCGCCGGACCATCGGCTGCATCTGCCTGTGAAGGAATGGCCGTAACATTTTCGGCAACAGCAACCGGCTCTCCCATTACTTACGCCTGGTCGCGAAATGGGGCAGCCATTGCTGGTGCGACCAGCGCCCAACTAATGCTTCCCAGCGTCAGCCTGGCCCAGGCTGGTGCTTACGCCGTTACCTTGTCGAACCAATGCAATACGGTATCCAGTGTCCCCGTAGCACTCACCATTGCACCCGGTATAGAGATAAAAGCTATTCCTACACCGGCCAATTGCTTTGGGTCCAGCACCGGCCAGATCTTTATCGGTGCCACGGGTGGTACGGGTCCTCAACAGTTTCAGTTGAATGGCCAGTCTACGCAAACGTCCAATATTTTCGCCAATCTGAAAGCCGGTACCTACCAGGTTTCGGTCAGAGATGTGCTCGGCTGTAGTGCTCAGACAACGGCGGAAATAAAGCAGCCGGTGCCCGTAGTATTGACGGCAAAAGCGGTGAACGCCAAATGCTCGGGTGGGTCCGACGGGGGTATACTGGTAGCCGCCAGTGGAGGCAATGCGCCCTATAAATTTCAGATCAACGGAGGCCCCCTGCAAACGGGTGAATCGTTCTTCGATTTGAAAGATAAATCGACCTACGTTGTTACGGTGGTTGATGGAACGGGTTGTGCCACCTCGCAGACCGCCGTCATTGGTGCTCCTCAGGGCTTTGATATTAAAACAACCGTCGCGTCGGCCAAATGTACCGGTTCAGCCGATGGAACGATCAACGTGTCCTCGACGGGTGGCACCGGATCGTACCAATACCAGATTGGAACGGGTGTTTTCCAGGCCGGTACGTTGTTCACGGGCTTAGCCGCCACTACGTATGAGATTACGGTTAAGGATGGCAATGGTTGTTTGGGTAAAAAATCAGTGGCGGTTCCACAACCGCAGCCTTTGCAGCTTACGGCTACCGTCACACCCGTCAACTGTTTTGGGGACAACAGCGGGAGTGTTACGCTGAAACCAAGCGGTGGAACTGGCTCAGTGCAGTACCAGTTGGCATCCACGAAAATCCCACAGGCGAGTGCTACGTTCAAAAACCTTGCCTTGGGTGATTACACGGTCGTCGGCACCGATTCCAATGGCTGTACCGCCTTATTACCAGTTAAGGTTGGTAAATCCGATGCGTTAAAAATACAGGCGTCCACGGTGGCGGCCACCTGTTGCGTATGTCCGACGGGCAGTGTTGCGCTAACCGTTGCCGGTGGTACCGGAACCGGCCGCCAGTTTCAGCTGCTCGGTCGCCCTCTTCAGGTTAGCAATCAATTTGCCGGGTTACCGCCCGGCACATACCGCTTCCGGGTTACGGATGAAGTTGGTTGTGCCGATTCGGTAACAGCGGCCGTTACCGATGCCGCGTCGATATCGCTCACGGCAGGACGAATCAAAGATGTTGCCTGTACGGGTGGGCGCGATGGCGAAGCGGCTGTTCAGGTTGTGGGAGGGACCAAACCGTTCGTTTATTACTGGCAAACCGAAAACAGAGACACGTTGCGAGCCTATACCCAGGCGCAGACGGGGTTGGCCGAGGGTACGTATACGGTTAGTGTGTCAGACAGTAACCGATGTACCACGACCACTACGTTTGTCACGGTAAAAGCCCTGGCTCCCGTTCCACCCAAACCCGTTGTTGTAAAGAACAGCAACTCGCTTTCGGTCGTTGAGGTGACGGGTATTCAATGGTATATCCGGGTCGATACGACCGCTGGCAAACCGTTACCAAATGCGACATCGTCTACGCTGGTGCCCTTTCAGAGTGGCCGTTACTATGTTATTGTCACCCAGAATGGCTGTGCGTCGCCCCCCTCCGATTATGTTGCGTTTGTCGTAACGGCTTTGTCGGAACCCGTGGGCGATTTGTCGGTGCGAGTCGTGCCGAACCCAGTCACGGATCGCTTGCGGCTCGACATTGAACAGACGCAGCGCCAGTCAGTGCAGGTGCAGTTGCTGGATATATCGGGTCGTTCGGTTCGGGCATATGAGATACCCGCGTTCACGGGCAAACGACAGGCGGAGTGGCCTTTGGCGGGTATTACACCGGGTCAGTATCTGCTGAAAGCTAACGCTGGTAGCCGTCAATCGGTCATTCGGGTACTGGTCGAGTAACACACAGATATAAAAAAGTAAAGGCTTCCGACGTTGCGGAAGCCTTTACCATATCAAGTAATCACAATCGTTCCTCGAATAATTTCAGGATGCGTTTGTATTCGTCCATCCAGCTGGTTGGTTCCACAAATCCGTGATCTTCCATCGGATACGCGGCCACTTCCCAATTATCCTTCTTCAGTTCGATAAGCCGTTGCATCAGCCGGACCGTATCCTGAAAATGTACGTTGACATCGACCATGCCGTGGCAAATGAGCAGGTAGCCTTTTAACCCCTCGGCAAAATAAATGGGGGACGACTGGCGATACGATAACGAGTCGGATTGGGGCTCGTTCAGAATGTTCGCGGTGTATTGCTGGTTGTAGGCCGCCCAGTCGGTTACGGGACGAAGTGCGGCCCCCGCTTTGAATACATCCGGTGTCGTAAACATGGCCATCAGCGTGATGAAGCCGCCGTACGAACCGCCGTAAATGCCGATCCGTTTGGCATCGACACCCTGCGTCTGCACCAGCCATTTGGCCGCATCGACATGGTCGGTCAGGTCCTTGCCGCCCATATGCCGGTAGATGCCCGTACGCCAGTCGCGACCATAACCCGAACTCGCCC
Proteins encoded in this region:
- a CDS encoding T9SS type A sorting domain-containing protein gives rise to the protein MNVRLPFFYWLNLTHCWLAITCSLFLLVAAPQAAKAVTYLHTDAKLAGTGSVLGNSPLADPVLTFTPASPAVCSGGSISLALAGCPATGMVRWSTGQTGASISVRPAQSTSYTATCSVSGPQGTTTSASSLVTVHQPITITAGPSAASACEGMAVTFSATATGSPITYAWSRNGAAIAGATSAQLMLPSVSLAQAGAYAVTLSNQCNTVSSVPVALTIAPGIEIKAIPTPANCFGSSTGQIFIGATGGTGPQQFQLNGQSTQTSNIFANLKAGTYQVSVRDVLGCSAQTTAEIKQPVPVVLTAKAVNAKCSGGSDGGILVAASGGNAPYKFQINGGPLQTGESFFDLKDKSTYVVTVVDGTGCATSQTAVIGAPQGFDIKTTVASAKCTGSADGTINVSSTGGTGSYQYQIGTGVFQAGTLFTGLAATTYEITVKDGNGCLGKKSVAVPQPQPLQLTATVTPVNCFGDNSGSVTLKPSGGTGSVQYQLASTKIPQASATFKNLALGDYTVVGTDSNGCTALLPVKVGKSDALKIQASTVAATCCVCPTGSVALTVAGGTGTGRQFQLLGRPLQVSNQFAGLPPGTYRFRVTDEVGCADSVTAAVTDAASISLTAGRIKDVACTGGRDGEAAVQVVGGTKPFVYYWQTENRDTLRAYTQAQTGLAEGTYTVSVSDSNRCTTTTTFVTVKALAPVPPKPVVVKNSNSLSVVEVTGIQWYIRVDTTAGKPLPNATSSTLVPFQSGRYYVIVTQNGCASPPSDYVAFVVTALSEPVGDLSVRVVPNPVTDRLRLDIEQTQRQSVQVQLLDISGRSVRAYEIPAFTGKRQAEWPLAGITPGQYLLKANAGSRQSVIRVLVE
- a CDS encoding peptidase — encoded protein: MTYCLGIKVASGLVAIADRRLTSGSEVSSNRKISVHEVENHSLFIMTSGLRSVRDKAITYFKEVISEQDRSFNKLYKAVNAFGEQVKRVAQEDKESITASGLNFNLNAIVGGQLEDDEEHKLFMLYPEGNWVEVDQGSPFKIIGNSGYGKPLLFRNLSYETSLPEALKIGFLAFDATRVSANDVDYPLDVVIYPKDSFHMTEYRLEKEDMDEVSHQWSALLSNSVRKLPTDWMDPIFEKVRSVKNV
- a CDS encoding sialate O-acetylesterase, whose amino-acid sequence is MKLVVQPFLLVGLTVMLWIIGPMQVVAQIDVTYPVSRMIVQRDNNNKALVQIAGSYAQPIDAVEARAVVRTAGQGTTTNWTTIQTNPLNGQFNGTMTITGGWYQLEVRGKLNGAVVATDAVDRFGVGEVFAILGHSNAQGSSCIDSNGNDNCPTIAGAVDDRVTVVPVDQTTPEFLQYEKTADTRYLPGLVFSQLATFSGISPFAKMSWFWGRMGDLLVQRINVPVLIYNAGFGGTNMEQNYKAASNIPFDHWFVNYSIRMPYANLRNLMNLYVPSTGIRAVLLQHGENDRNNATDLIVTHHYGVIDSVRRQFNKPNLAWIIALSSYVGGRFENVRAAQQTVINRANYLTYQGPDLDEVTDRPDGIHFSPTGQTKVGERWANAITDTYLQTIQPYAAEVQPLTSLSCATGNQLTLTQPSGYEYTWSTGSTSQGLTVGAGTYSARLRNPQNKVIFPPAVTVPSIVRPAVPTITTSGSMSLCEPGSVTLTSSYTGKNLWNTFETTSSIQANAVGTYYLKAINSVYGCQSDAASTYISNAMTDLSLALAVSRRTLAPGDTVTVTLTVTNEGGCDAGAVTMQNRLPSNMTFVSSADLTASNGVVTGNLTNVAPGQSVSRRFVARLTAEGTYSNAAQLIAQSRLDPDSQPNSGTGDGQDDAAMVDLRTKSVGTLALFSSPNPYQTPLPALQSNQPKPDSNKADLSLAIELGQRNGKPGQTVTITLKVANQGGLAATGIRVLHNLPTGLQVVATSLPANMTANGSTVTGSISQLAAGQTASLTFTATVTGQGNLINTAQIMAADQPDPDSTPGNGTTNGEDDTAQADFRSAGAAGARMAATPAATVSPRQVTDLPKVNGQIQHRFSGNGQQ